A section of the Triplophysa dalaica isolate WHDGS20190420 chromosome 8, ASM1584641v1, whole genome shotgun sequence genome encodes:
- the mcf2lb gene encoding guanine nucleotide exchange factor DBS isoform X2 yields the protein MRDKSMLRRLRKGRFKQGSDCGLPLVPLTQGQNEIMQIESSPLFAADIITELKKQFAYLSGRGQDGSPIIIFPEFPSFCEIEEQDFRNVLTYLTSVPSLSAAGVGFIVVIDRRRDRWTCLKGTLLRISGWFPGNLQLVLVLKPCAILQRTLSDVFFNLQRDDFKVPVIMLSSVADLHSYIERSQLTQELDGSQYYCHKTWISNRTDLESFAAIVKRMAHRLQVFGRELAETELPENLQTANNLLNTHTSRKESLKEEMARVLSQGRRLLENIREPVRRDPDSSLNPDQLENLAIVHRLLSQLNESSTAFDDFWFQHQNKMELHLKLCQFEHNFQQVRLEFEQATDTLNAFSDVGTSHTQTEHLLEDLANQEEMTCEVLDRVRSLVAEGKGLIDSSQNVDGSVAGKCCELQRIADKLTQELNNKRTMLTQTIELHNRLDMMGKWCDDGIYMLASQPLDKCQSQEGAESALSELESYLETANEKQEWDINTVWVEYESILNPELREQVNRLFEKKASLQEMFERRRVSLKKLAAKQTRPVQPVAPRPESLSSPAHREPDNICVQLSCDQVDRSSHNASVSEEEETLAVLRRHVMNELLETERVYVEELMCVLQGYAAEMDNPSMAPLIPSPLQNKKDVLFGNMQEIYNFHKRIFLIELETYTDCPELVGRCFLDWMAELQIYEKYCHNKPRSESLWRQCSDCAFFQECQKKLEHKLGLDSYLLKPVQRITKYQLLLKEMIKYSKGCEGSVELQSALSSLLGILKAVNDSMHLIAITGYEANHSDLGRLLMQGSFSVWAEHKRGHVKVMELARFKPMQRHLFLHEKALIFCKRREENGEGYEKAPSYSFKQELSMSAIGITEQAKGDSKKFEIWSSSRDEVYTVQAASEDIKTIWVTEIRKLLTGQLEAYKEARQQKVPDQNSSDSSSTSRLVKGEHMSVRSGGMEKQKIEEEKGTEPENIPQPRTTERVKGSSCRSETKPKRQDIRSDPTPLETGSHPNLGGVRWFSTSSLFQNRRRSTHTEYTRWTKGSLSLDAIECDGYYSAEEHVTSDPDEEKEEKKCEDEPLPVWTEEEIQCSEDTENLDK from the exons CTGACAAGTGTTCCAAg TTTGAGTGCAGCAGGAGTTGGCTTTATTGTAGTGATCGACAGACGCAGGGATCGATGGACTTGTTTAAAGGGAACATTATTGCGGATCTCA ggCTGGTTTCCTGGTAATCTTCAGCTTGTTCTGGTGCTGAAACCCTGTGCTATACTGCAGCGCACACTGTCTGATGTGTTCTTCAATCTACAAAGAGATGACTTTAAGGTGCCG GTTATCATGCTGAGCTCAGTGGCTGATCTGCACTCTTATATTGAGCGGAGTCAGCTGACACAAGAATTGGATGGCTCTCAATACTACTGTCACAAGACATGGATCTCAAATCGCACC GATCTCGAAAGCTTTGCTGCAATAGTGAAGAGGATGGCTCACAGACTGCAAGTGTTTGGAAGGGAACTAGCAGAAACAGAACTTCCTGAAAACCTCCAAACAGCCAACaatctgctgaacacacacaccagcaggaAAGAGAGTCTGAAA GAAGAGATGGCAAGAGTTCTCAGCCAGGGACGGAGACTTCTGGAGAACATTAGAGAACCTGTACGTAGAGATCCCGATAGTAGTCTAAACCCCGATCAGCTGGAGAACCTCGCTATAGTTCACAG GCTTTTATCCCAGTTAAATGAGAGCTCCACAGCATTCGATGACTTCTGGTTTCAGCATCAAAACAAGATGGAACTGCACTTGAAACTCTGCCAGTTTGAGCACAACTTTCAGCAG GTGCGGTTAGAATTTGAACAGGCTACAGACACACTGAATGCTTTTTCAGATGTTGGAACAAGCCACACCCAAACAGAACACCTCCTCGAAGATCTGGCCAATCAGGAAGAAATGACTTGT GAAGTGCTGGACAGAGTTAGGTCCCTGGTTGCTGAGGGCAAAGGTTTGATTGACAGCAGTCAGAACGTTGACGGCAGTGTTGCAGGGAAATGCTGTGAACTTCAAAGAATCGCAGATAAACTCACCCAAGAGCTCAATAACAAGAGGACCATGTTAACACAAACTATAGAGCTTCACAATAGACTGGACATG ATGGGTAAATGGTGTGATGATGGGATTTACATGCTAGCGTCACAGCCTCTTGACAAGTGCCAGTCACAGGAGGGGGCGGAGTCGGCACTGTCAGAACTGGAGAGTTACCTGGAGACAGCCAATGAGAAGCAGGAATGGGACATCAACACAGTTTGGGTGGAATATGAGAGCATTCTGAACCCTGAGCTCAGG GAGCAGGTAAACCGCCTTTTCGAGAAAAAAGCCTCACTACAGGAGATGTTTGAGAGGAGGAGGGTTAGTCTAAAGAAACTAGCAGCCAAGCAAACACGCCCAGTTCAGCCTGTCGCCCCTCGACCGGAGTCACTCTCATCTCCAG CTCACAGAGAACCTGACAACATCTGTGTTCAATTAAGCTGTGATCAGGTTGACAGGAGCAGTCACAACGCCTCTGTATCTGAGGAGGAGGAGACCCTCGCTGTGCTCCGCAG ACATGTTATGAATGAGTTACTGGAAACAGAGCGGGTGTATGTAGAAGAACTTATGTGTGTTTTGCAG GGATATGCTGCTGAAATGGACAACCCCTCCATGGCTCCTCTCATCCCTTCACCcctacagaacaaaaaagatgtgTTATTTGGGAACATGCAGGAGATTTATAATTTCCACAAAAG AATATTCCTCATTGAACTGGAGACGTACACTGACTGCCCTGAGCTTGTGGGACGATGCTTTCTGGACTGG ATGGCTGAGCTGCAGATATATGAGAAATACTGTCACAATAAGCCTCGCTCTGAAAGTCTCTGGAGGCAGTGCTCTGACTGTGCCTTCTTCCAG GAGTGTCAGAAGAAACTCGAGCACAAATTGGGGCTGGATTCCTACTTACTTAAACCTGTGCAGAGGATTACTAAATACCAGCTGCTGCTGAAG gAGATGATTAAATACAGCAAAGGCTGCGAGGGGTCGGTGGAGCTGCAGTCGGCTCTTTCCTCCCTACTGGGGATCCTGAAGGCTGTAAATGACTCAATGCATCTCATCGCTATCACTGGATATGAG GCTAACCATTCAGACCTGGGTCGCTTGCTGATGCAGGGGTCATTCAGCGTGTGGGCGGAGCATAAGAGAGGTCACGTGAAAGTGATGGAGCTCGCAAGGTTTAAGCCCATGCAAAGACACCTGTTTCTGCACGAGAAAGCTCTGATCTTCTGTAAGAGACGAGAAGAGAATGGAGAGGGTTATGAGAAAGCCCCCTCCTACAGCTTCAAACAGGAGCTCAGC ATGAGCGCTATTGGAATAACAGAACAAGCTAAAGGGGACAGCAAGAAGTTTGAGATCTGGTCCAGTTCAAGGGATGAAGTGTACACGGTACAG GCCGCATCTGAGGACATCAAGACCATCTGGGTGACAGAAATCCGGAAGCTTCTGACAGGACAGCTGGAGGCCTACAAAG aagcaCGTCAGCAAAAGGTTCCTGATCAGAACAGCTCGGATAGCAGCTCAACCAGCag ACTGGTGAAAGGTGAACATATGAGTGTCAGAAGTGGAGGAATGGAGAAACAGAAGATAGAAGAGGAAAAAGGCACAGAACCTGAGAACATTCCACAACCTAGAACGACAGAGAGAGTAAAAG GGTCTTCATGCAGGTCAGAGACAAAACCAAAGCGACAGGATATCCGCAGTGATCCTACGCCTCTAG AAACAGGGTCACACCCTAACTTGGGCGGAGTCAGGTGGTTCAGTACATCAAGCCTGTTTCAGAATCGTAGGAGAAGTACACATACTGAGTACACAC GATGGACTAAAGGATCTCTCTCGCTGGATGCTATTGAGTGTGACGGATACTATAGTGCTGAGGAGcatgtgacctctgaccccgacgaggagaaagaagagaaaaag TGTGAAGATGAACCACTGCCGGTGTGGACTGAAGAAGAAATCCAGTGTTCTGAAGACACAGAGAATCTTGATAAATAA
- the mcf2lb gene encoding guanine nucleotide exchange factor DBS isoform X4, giving the protein MAMIWMQTEKVVVHELQRRLSNVAHSIDEIMQIESSPLFAADIITELKKQFAYLSGRGQDGSPIIIFPEFPSFCEIEEQDFRNVLTYLTSVPSLSAAGVGFIVVIDRRRDRWTCLKGTLLRISGWFPGNLQLVLVLKPCAILQRTLSDVFFNLQRDDFKVPVIMLSSVADLHSYIERSQLTQELDGSQYYCHKTWISNRTDLESFAAIVKRMAHRLQVFGRELAETELPENLQTANNLLNTHTSRKESLKEEMARVLSQGRRLLENIREPVRRDPDSSLNPDQLENLAIVHRLLSQLNESSTAFDDFWFQHQNKMELHLKLCQFEHNFQQVRLEFEQATDTLNAFSDVGTSHTQTEHLLEDLANQEEMTCEVLDRVRSLVAEGKGLIDSSQNVDGSVAGKCCELQRIADKLTQELNNKRTMLTQTIELHNRLDMMGKWCDDGIYMLASQPLDKCQSQEGAESALSELESYLETANEKQEWDINTVWVEYESILNPELREQVNRLFEKKASLQEMFERRRVSLKKLAAKQTRPVQPVAPRPESLSSPAHREPDNICVQLSCDQVDRSSHNASVSEEEETLAVLRRHVMNELLETERVYVEELMCVLQGYAAEMDNPSMAPLIPSPLQNKKDVLFGNMQEIYNFHKRIFLIELETYTDCPELVGRCFLDWMAELQIYEKYCHNKPRSESLWRQCSDCAFFQECQKKLEHKLGLDSYLLKPVQRITKYQLLLKEMIKYSKGCEGSVELQSALSSLLGILKAVNDSMHLIAITGYEANHSDLGRLLMQGSFSVWAEHKRGHVKVMELARFKPMQRHLFLHEKALIFCKRREENGEGYEKAPSYSFKQELSMSAIGITEQAKGDSKKFEIWSSSRDEVYTVQAASEDIKTIWVTEIRKLLTGQLEAYKEARQQKVPDQNSSDSSSTSRLVKGEHMSVRSGGMEKQKIEEEKGTEPENIPQPRTTERVKGSSCRSETKPKRQDIRSDPTPLETGSHPNLGGVRWFSTSSLFQNRRRSTHTEYTRWTKGSLSLDAIECDGYYSAEEHVTSDPDEEKEEKKCEDEPLPVWTEEEIQCSEDTENLDK; this is encoded by the exons CTGACAAGTGTTCCAAg TTTGAGTGCAGCAGGAGTTGGCTTTATTGTAGTGATCGACAGACGCAGGGATCGATGGACTTGTTTAAAGGGAACATTATTGCGGATCTCA ggCTGGTTTCCTGGTAATCTTCAGCTTGTTCTGGTGCTGAAACCCTGTGCTATACTGCAGCGCACACTGTCTGATGTGTTCTTCAATCTACAAAGAGATGACTTTAAGGTGCCG GTTATCATGCTGAGCTCAGTGGCTGATCTGCACTCTTATATTGAGCGGAGTCAGCTGACACAAGAATTGGATGGCTCTCAATACTACTGTCACAAGACATGGATCTCAAATCGCACC GATCTCGAAAGCTTTGCTGCAATAGTGAAGAGGATGGCTCACAGACTGCAAGTGTTTGGAAGGGAACTAGCAGAAACAGAACTTCCTGAAAACCTCCAAACAGCCAACaatctgctgaacacacacaccagcaggaAAGAGAGTCTGAAA GAAGAGATGGCAAGAGTTCTCAGCCAGGGACGGAGACTTCTGGAGAACATTAGAGAACCTGTACGTAGAGATCCCGATAGTAGTCTAAACCCCGATCAGCTGGAGAACCTCGCTATAGTTCACAG GCTTTTATCCCAGTTAAATGAGAGCTCCACAGCATTCGATGACTTCTGGTTTCAGCATCAAAACAAGATGGAACTGCACTTGAAACTCTGCCAGTTTGAGCACAACTTTCAGCAG GTGCGGTTAGAATTTGAACAGGCTACAGACACACTGAATGCTTTTTCAGATGTTGGAACAAGCCACACCCAAACAGAACACCTCCTCGAAGATCTGGCCAATCAGGAAGAAATGACTTGT GAAGTGCTGGACAGAGTTAGGTCCCTGGTTGCTGAGGGCAAAGGTTTGATTGACAGCAGTCAGAACGTTGACGGCAGTGTTGCAGGGAAATGCTGTGAACTTCAAAGAATCGCAGATAAACTCACCCAAGAGCTCAATAACAAGAGGACCATGTTAACACAAACTATAGAGCTTCACAATAGACTGGACATG ATGGGTAAATGGTGTGATGATGGGATTTACATGCTAGCGTCACAGCCTCTTGACAAGTGCCAGTCACAGGAGGGGGCGGAGTCGGCACTGTCAGAACTGGAGAGTTACCTGGAGACAGCCAATGAGAAGCAGGAATGGGACATCAACACAGTTTGGGTGGAATATGAGAGCATTCTGAACCCTGAGCTCAGG GAGCAGGTAAACCGCCTTTTCGAGAAAAAAGCCTCACTACAGGAGATGTTTGAGAGGAGGAGGGTTAGTCTAAAGAAACTAGCAGCCAAGCAAACACGCCCAGTTCAGCCTGTCGCCCCTCGACCGGAGTCACTCTCATCTCCAG CTCACAGAGAACCTGACAACATCTGTGTTCAATTAAGCTGTGATCAGGTTGACAGGAGCAGTCACAACGCCTCTGTATCTGAGGAGGAGGAGACCCTCGCTGTGCTCCGCAG ACATGTTATGAATGAGTTACTGGAAACAGAGCGGGTGTATGTAGAAGAACTTATGTGTGTTTTGCAG GGATATGCTGCTGAAATGGACAACCCCTCCATGGCTCCTCTCATCCCTTCACCcctacagaacaaaaaagatgtgTTATTTGGGAACATGCAGGAGATTTATAATTTCCACAAAAG AATATTCCTCATTGAACTGGAGACGTACACTGACTGCCCTGAGCTTGTGGGACGATGCTTTCTGGACTGG ATGGCTGAGCTGCAGATATATGAGAAATACTGTCACAATAAGCCTCGCTCTGAAAGTCTCTGGAGGCAGTGCTCTGACTGTGCCTTCTTCCAG GAGTGTCAGAAGAAACTCGAGCACAAATTGGGGCTGGATTCCTACTTACTTAAACCTGTGCAGAGGATTACTAAATACCAGCTGCTGCTGAAG gAGATGATTAAATACAGCAAAGGCTGCGAGGGGTCGGTGGAGCTGCAGTCGGCTCTTTCCTCCCTACTGGGGATCCTGAAGGCTGTAAATGACTCAATGCATCTCATCGCTATCACTGGATATGAG GCTAACCATTCAGACCTGGGTCGCTTGCTGATGCAGGGGTCATTCAGCGTGTGGGCGGAGCATAAGAGAGGTCACGTGAAAGTGATGGAGCTCGCAAGGTTTAAGCCCATGCAAAGACACCTGTTTCTGCACGAGAAAGCTCTGATCTTCTGTAAGAGACGAGAAGAGAATGGAGAGGGTTATGAGAAAGCCCCCTCCTACAGCTTCAAACAGGAGCTCAGC ATGAGCGCTATTGGAATAACAGAACAAGCTAAAGGGGACAGCAAGAAGTTTGAGATCTGGTCCAGTTCAAGGGATGAAGTGTACACGGTACAG GCCGCATCTGAGGACATCAAGACCATCTGGGTGACAGAAATCCGGAAGCTTCTGACAGGACAGCTGGAGGCCTACAAAG aagcaCGTCAGCAAAAGGTTCCTGATCAGAACAGCTCGGATAGCAGCTCAACCAGCag ACTGGTGAAAGGTGAACATATGAGTGTCAGAAGTGGAGGAATGGAGAAACAGAAGATAGAAGAGGAAAAAGGCACAGAACCTGAGAACATTCCACAACCTAGAACGACAGAGAGAGTAAAAG GGTCTTCATGCAGGTCAGAGACAAAACCAAAGCGACAGGATATCCGCAGTGATCCTACGCCTCTAG AAACAGGGTCACACCCTAACTTGGGCGGAGTCAGGTGGTTCAGTACATCAAGCCTGTTTCAGAATCGTAGGAGAAGTACACATACTGAGTACACAC GATGGACTAAAGGATCTCTCTCGCTGGATGCTATTGAGTGTGACGGATACTATAGTGCTGAGGAGcatgtgacctctgaccccgacgaggagaaagaagagaaaaag TGTGAAGATGAACCACTGCCGGTGTGGACTGAAGAAGAAATCCAGTGTTCTGAAGACACAGAGAATCTTGATAAATAA